AGACGGAACCCTTAGGTTCCACAGAACACACTTGGGAATcgctgttataaaatatatttatttaacaactaATATTAGTTACCTACCCATATTAACTAATCCACTAGTATTGTATAAAGTTCCTAAATGAGGACCTGAAAGTGACAAAAATGTATGCATTTTTGGCAGTAAATGTTTCATTTGAGGTCGAGCAATTGCTGCTCTAATGATGATTGTTCCTAGGGAATGACCAACAAAGCTTATCCTAGATGGATAATGTGGTAGTTGGAACGAGGATATGTGACTAAGAATCTCATTCACCAAACGATCAGTCATGCGTTCAAAGTCCGAAAATGTATCACCCTGAAATTCACAACcccgttttaaattaaataattataattgatttgtttaaaataaattacttggtTTCTTTCAGACATGAGAAACTCCAGATGAGCACCAGGCAAACCTAATTTGATGTATGTCTTGACTAAACGTAAATCAGCTGAATTACCATCCAGTCCATGGACACATACTATGAGGTGAACACCTTCTGGTGAAAACATGCGTAAATCTTCGCTGATGTGAAAGTATGGTAATGTTGAAGCTAATATATGAGCGTcactaataatacatacattattaatatacaaaaacaatatattacattttaagtacctacctataaataacgCCAGTAAaactcatttgttttttaaattgttctttATATTTCTGAAACATTGAATTGTCTTCGACGCTGTTATACGAATGAATACGGCCGTCAGCTTTTATGTCTTTGTGTGTTTCGTCTTCGTAGTACTCCGGTTCCATACTACTTTTCTTGGTTCTgttagatttatatttaaatgattaaattagaAATAAGCTAAGTATTGATTTGAATTTGATACCTGGCTATAGGTTTCTTAGAACTTTCTGAAAATTTTTTCTGTCTCATCGCTAATCGATGTTGATCATTCCATCTAGCTTCTTTTACGGTTTCgtacatatgatataataaattgtcaactGAATCTGGTGGAGGAATCGTATCCCTAAAAGGTTCAGGTGGAAGAGGAATATCTCTAAATTGTCTGGGCGGTGGTAAGCGAACTTCTTCATATGTCTGGTCATTGGTCGTTAACGTATTAGCCCCAGATGGTTTAATAAATTTAgacggttttatttttttttcagttatagtCATTTTTCGGTTTGGTGACTCTTCGAGTAATTTTAACAACCTTCTTTGTAATTCTCTTCCTATGTACAAATCATGTTTTGTATCATACGGATCAtccactgaaaataaaataaacaatataaccACTTACTGAATAAACGTAAAAGCCGATTGAAACTTACCTTTTGGAGTAATTTGACCAGAAAATGAAGATATCGAAGACCGGCGACTAGAGACCCATCCACTTTGTTCTGAAGTGATTTCACTATCAGAAACTGATGAAAATCGTGTCACTGCTGTTGATGGTAAGTCTGGCATTGACTCACTACTATTCGCTACAGtcgaaattaatttatcatttactaAATCTGGTATAGAAGTCGTactgtttgaatatttaaccaTTATGGGCGACGTGTTCAGTGCCTCTAACTGAAGTGGAACACTAACACTAGTCCCCAATTTTGAAACCGGAGATTCCTCGCCCGACGATGGTGATCTAGTCTTATTTACAGCTATTGGCTTTATTTTTTCTGTCATACGCACTGGTCGATAAAATCGTCTATCATTTCTCCGTATTGGTAAAGAGGCATAACCATTTGGCTGTATTCGAAACTCGGGAGGTTTGATATTATCTTTTTGACGGCGAGGTAGTGTCATAACTTTAGTATTTTGAATAAGATCTAATTGTTTATACTTTGAGTGCTTAGGTATTGTTGATCTTTCAGTAggattaccattattatttgtttcgaAAGTTCTAGAAAAACTAAGTGGTAATGATAACATAGGTGTATCCATTACAGTCGATCTTAACAACTGGTCTAATGATTTGCTGTGTCTAGTCTTAATACTCTGGTTCTCTGCAGGTTTTTGATCAGTATCCGtaccttaaaaatgtaaacggtaatgataatttacaacaattaaCAAACAAAGTGATTAACTgtacatattaagtatattacacTAATTTAACACATTAGTATTAGTCATTAAGTTATCTAAGCTTGATTGGTTATACAAATTCATAGTCAAAGCTTAACGATGAATTATAAACCCTAGTTGTATTAGCACCAAGTTACCTTTAACTTTGAGTAATTTTCCAGTTGATGCCATTTGACTGCATCTTCTAGATTCTAATATAGCTGCGATCCCACAACTACAATCTTGGTTAAGTAAGAGTGTTTGTCGTAATGTATTTAGTGGAATGCCACAAGAGTTAATAAAagattctaaaattaaaaatgtatagttattaataggtaatatagatactcttaaattattaaaaaataatacaaagttatttaattactatcaTCCGATCTTCTAGTATTACTTCCAGGTTTTGTGTACTGATCCTCAAAAATTACAGGTAAAGTAATTGGATCGCCATCCGTTGCTGAGCAATGAACTGGTAAAGGTGGCAATGAAGCCAAGTATCTAGATCTTCTAGCTGCTTCTGATACTGATCTATAgtgttgataattattatggtcATCATAACAGCCTGCTGCACTTTGTCTTGGATTTTCTAATACGAAAAATGCTTCGGAAAATCTCCTTACctattgaaattcaaatatatttatataaaaacaaaattacaagtATTGGTACGTATATGACCACATATATAATTAGCTATATTCTGTTTTTATCAATCACATGTATGTTTGTTTTTCATTCACATCCTATAGTtcctaagtatatttatatttatgaatagaGCGGTAtactttattagtttatatgtatgtatatgcaataatatgtcttttattgtacatttgtaagacgacTACTATCAggtattaatgcattttttattttattagttggtGGTGgcacaaaacacaaaaaatatatttttttttaatttgaaataatgttgaattctaaaaataatggtATATGTTCAACGTTTCTACTCACATTATTCAATAAGTTATGAGTAGAGCGCGGATTTCTATGCAATTGCAtagttttttccttttaatatttttggatttttgtcagTCATTTCCATTAATCATCAAAAtttgaaactaatttttttttgcatatttctgcatatttaaatgttattgcatatttttgcatattttggcaaaattcaaaatttatttcatattgaaacgaaaattcaaaaaaatgtatgaaataatattttgtcgagtagaaaaattaaaactaagttttataggcactaaataataatttatttaaagataAGATAAATAATCGATTACGACATAAACTTAATCGCTCTTGCTGTGTCAGTCGGTTATCGACATACCACTCGGTTACATCGTTTATCGTTGTCCGTAAATCGTGAATATGCCGAAAATAAACGTTTGTGTCTACCTATTATCTTAACTACTCTTGCTGTATCAGTCAGTTATGGACATACCACTCAGTTACGTCGTAAATACATTCAGTTGTTCAGAAAATTccctaaattttaaataaataaaaaaaattcttgcatattttcttgatttttactgcatattatatgcatatttcgatactttttagtgcataaaaatccgcgctctagttatgaggaatatttaaaaaagccgCGTGACGTAATTTATTGGGCTGGGCTGCGGTAATTGACTTTCTTAAGACCAGTCcagactgaaaaaaaatttgtcgTCATTGTGGAAATCAGGGGTGGGggatttgataattttttttcacttatatagtgaatattctacagcccacaTTTCATTGGAAAAAGcacagaaaaaatgtattaaaggaaataatttttcatatttgctTACGCGAAGTTGATGGTGTTTTTTGGAAAGATGCTGATTTATGGcttgtttttttgtaaaattatctaaaaaatgaTGCCATAGCAATATGTTTTGAGCACATAACTGAGCTATACTACTATTTGCTAAGGCTAGAAATTCATCTTCATCTAGGatctaaacaaaaatatgtttttttgattattcaattaattgacatattttgttacaattttaGATCATTAATTGTcacataattatcataatacaatatatataggtactttgttTGTTTGAGGAATTGTAACAGCAGTTTTAAGGCCCGCAGGTGTTTCAACTTGTTGCCATACTGgcattattctattatattgaGCAATTGTGGAATGAAGATTGTCGAAAGCTTCCGATAACAATGAACAAACTTCACGATGAATAAGTCGAGCATTGAGCATACGACTGACATGATTGTTATTGTTACTGTTCCCTGAGCTTCCGACACATTTAGTGGTCCCGTTTTGGCCATTctatacacataaataaaaattaacactaACTACATTAAAGTTGAAAGTTTTCCTGTTATAAGTACAACAAAattctgttatatttttaattaccgcGTTGCCAAAAAATACCGATTCTATGGAATGTGATGGCCGAAAATTAAAtcgatttgtattatttgttaacCATGTTTTACCAGTTCTAGGAgcactattaaaatttaaaaataataaaataatttcatcgaATAACAAAActactaataaataacaattacttACCAACTTTGCATATAATTCAGTATACTTTTTCTAAAAGTAACAAAATAATGTGTGTTAtagatagttttttaaaaacataaataggtaaatactttatttcatataatgaataatgagcTTACTTAATATAGGGTTGATGTAAAGCGACTAGACTCGCATGTATGGTCAAAGTTACAGCTGATAAATGAAAGTAGTCAAATAAGACTGGTAAGTGGTAATGTAATCCTCTCGCTGGACAGACATGCAGTTGAAGAGTTCTGCTGGAGACGCAGCACATAGAGCCATTTTCTCCAAACCATAACTcgacatttaaaataaacccAGCTCTTTCAAGACTATCCTgtagctatataaatataatatatatattttaaaaaaaaatgatttaagagtattttaaaataattgttgaaaattaatttactttttgacTGTCTACAAGCACATgggctttaaataatattatatcgtcgagCATAATTTCTTCATGTCGATATAGTATTCGAAATGTCTTACTGACCCCAAGGTCTTCTCCATTTTCAACATAGTATAATTGGGGTGATTTTTGATTATCTTGTCctgtaaaagttaaaatgtatatattataaatattgtacaccctatattaatatacctataggtagccTACCTATTAATGTCTTATTATATTTGGCATTTTGCAATtagcattatatatttatatatgttagaTAATACTTTTAGCTTTGATTAATATGTTTACtactaaataatacaaaaccTCAGAAATCTTAATtagtatagttttataaaatatattgtattggaaTTGGGaaggtataggttaggttaggttaggttaggttgggttatcataaaagtttaattttgaattcattttcattttcatttggCTGTTATGTgctatatttgaaaatgtagaaTGCCTAgatctaaatattaaacaatatagctaaacattatggtttttaattattttacacagcAAAAGTGCAAAAACTGAAGAACAGGTTTATAATGCGTTATCAAATATGGACTGGTAAATAATTTATCCAACGCGCGATCACAGATTACGTGTATTTTTGCGATTCAGTTTTGGGCAAATTGTTTACTGGTTTGAGTGAACAGGCCAATACCTAGTAAGCTTAACTGGTAACAAGAACAAAACTGCTCCACCAAAATACGCTCATTATGTAAACtgttttatataatctatagAAATAATGGCATACTGGCATAGACAGGAATTTTTATTGGGAGGGaggatatatatttataggctTAAGATAAATCACAAGGTAGtgccgcccccccccccccccgtactaatattatatatacaaaagtGGGCTAGTGGATTCtaatctgctgtacagtagatcaAGTGtctagataaattaatttagaaatttattaacatttgtagaaaaaaatttaaaaaataaaaatttctataatagatcaaaataaaaaaaaggtggataagtggatgtcgctctgctgtaaaataggttacaagtgggtcactgtaatagtgtaatggatggtgttaaatttgaattcaatgatataatatcattgtataagaaaaatgattcggagcgaaaacggtcagtcagcccatgatattactaagtatatttgatgatattattgtgaataaagtaatttatatatttacttaattacgtagaaccttgttttaaattttcaatccttagctacaaaagttgaacattttataaatttttaagtacaaaataattattaaattttaaatttgataaatttggtcaacatttgaactttaaatgcctataaaaaaaaattgtgcctgtgtattttcaatattttccaactgctattgcaacaatatatcaggagccttgcataaaattttcacgcttttctatgCAACAAAtggaattttattgatatttatagaaaaaaaaaactaaaaaaattgagaactgacaatgtccgtaaacagctcaaaaagagtcaaattattttcattattttatcgtgtatagaaaatgctaatataaacattcggtgaaattttcaagtatctacagtcattacgttttttaattacaacaaaataagaaaatcattaggAAAATGTTagggtgtatagaaaatgctaatataaacattcagtcaaaatgtcatgtacctacggggtcatttgttttagattctaaaaTTTAGAGTTACTCCAaacaccaaaatcgattttctcaaaaacagattttgcgtaaaaatttccgtttttccttaatttttattttgtttttcatgtcgcttttgaaaactactgggaaatttttgcttttgaccccctaaagtaccaactagattcactttcctatcagaaacgttactgttgaagaaaatccaaacacttttactgtccttaaaggtgatgacagacacaaaaaaaataaaaaaaaaaaacacacattattgtaaaatcaatacattcattgctttcTGCTTTGATcgcagaatctaaaattcatatgagattttgttattttatgggtgaatatccaatgtctaacttcagatgatcataaaaaatattatttatttacgctcaacttttttgtaatttctacttatgagaaaccttgtacctataatgtttttaagtttttaaccaaacaatcaatattttgaaaatttgactgtgtatagaacattttactataaaaattcgGTGAAACTTTCATTTATCCACGgtacggtaattttttttatagttacaccaaatagcaaaattgattttctgaAAACTAGTTTTGCATATAAAAATCtctgtttttcattattttttttagtttctgagagggacgatatttattttacaataatgtgtgttttttgagGGGGGGcctgtgtacataataagtagatgaaataatgcttcgattttcaacttcagtatcttgtttgatgggaaagtgaatctagttgatgctTCGGTTGCaaaattcctagtagtttttaaaagtgccaagaaaaacaaaaaaaaaccaggcAAAacaggaaaaacaggaattttaacgcaaaatcgattttggttttttgtgtaactctaaaacaaatgaacttGGATACATTTActgaatattagcattttctatacaccataaaattctcaaaatattttgacttgttttgagctgatTAAGGACATTTTCAAGTTCCAATTTGTTAAGggtttagattctgagtggaacaatgaatgtattgattttttaataatgtgtgtttatttttgtgtctgtcatcaccttttaggacagtaaaagtgcttggattttcttcaacagtaacttttctgataagaaagtgaatctaattggaaCCTTGGGgggacaaaagtaaaattttctcagtagttttcaaacacgacgtgaaaaacaaaagaagaattaaggaaaaatgggaatttttacgcaaaatctgttttcgagaaaatcgattttggtttttggtgcaactctaaaacaaatgaccgtaggtatacctacatgaaattttgactgaatgtttatattagcattttctatacaccataacattttcaaaatattttgacttattttgagctatttacggacattttcagtttccatttttttttagttttttttctacaaatatcgataaaactttatttgttgggtaaaaaagcttgaaaatttaatactaggctcctactatattgttacaatgatatttgaaaaacattaaaaattcttagccacagtttttatttaaaagcatttaaagttcaaattttgacaaaatttatcaaatttaaaatttaataattattttgtacttaaaattttataaaatgttcaacttttatagctaataaatgaaaatttaaaacaaggccaacgcaaataggttatattactataggttataattaaattactttattcacaatagtatcatcaaatatacttagtaatatcataggctgaccgaccgttttcgctcagaatcgtttttcttatacaatgatattatatcattacatattatatatatcatatatcataatatattctatcatttagttcaaatttaacaccatccattatagtgacccactagtaacctactgtacagcagagcgacacccactttccctttttttaagctattataataccacaaaaataatattcaaaccgTTCTACCATAGTACAGGGGCGTAAATAGAGAGGATTAGGAAaatagaccccccccccccctcaaaaaaaaaaaacttttattttgattaaagtaTTGATAATGACCATTCATGTTTGCTAAACGTGTATATCCCTCCTCCCCCCAAAAAAACTAAATTCCTAATTATGCCACTTCCATAGTAGTCtgtatagatagatagatagtaatatattaggtacatcgtacatgaaaaaatgtataggcattttaatttttagttttagtttttatagtgttgataaaaattttgTGCTCGAACCATTATAGCAACACACTTAGATTCAATGACTAAGTATACTGAATACACTATAGCGAAGCGAATTccttagttttttaatttagttttttgattagtaattttatgaatatctaCTTTAGAACAATAGAtggctcataataataattataaggacgtcgcacccgcataATATGTTGTCTCCGCCATACAAACGTATGACATATGTACTACATTTTACGCTTAGCAGATCAGGTTTAACacggttaatttaaaaattagagtgaatttaccttttataaaactaaaaggTTAGATTATTCTTATAGGATAAACgtgtaaaatttggtatgtcgtaCGTCATaacggagacaacataataaGCAGGTGCGACGTCTTCACTACCTATGCTAACCATTATTCCTTGGCCTTAACACTTCATAAAAATGTAGTGAATTTctcaatgtttttaatatatatacctaaaattatataatttattcaaacataaaaattaaaaagtaaaaactatcagaaattttatataaatctatCAGCAAtcgtacatttataaatatagttcAGATGATAACAGTTAGGTAGTGAACCGAGTTCTACACattgttgtatttttcattGCAATCATTTGTCATTTCTTTCCAATTTATACCTAatggcttataataataataatgtatacatctTGCGTTATGGCGGCGAGTGAAGTGAAACGAAacgtgtacctatatggctatatccaatttaattttaaacctgcATGTACTTACTTTGTTGATGTTTTTTTAAGCTGACTTCCACTTGAACAGAGAGCTTAGGAGAAACTTTAAGTTCAGTTCGAATAcgatataatctataaaatacaaatatctaacgtaagataatttataaaatcaattgtgTTACACGTGCAGCGTGGTGATAATATGTTTACATCTGCTAGCTGCCATTGACCTTACAAGGCTAATTTTAAACTTGGCACAACGTAAGTAAGGAAAagagtaaataaatatagtgtTGCTGGCATACCAAGTCTGGAACTTtagtttttgttatattatttaacgttGTGTGTTGtatgtattaagttataaattataaattataacttataactgatagtacctacctatcaataGTATTtaggtaaatgtataaatgttgaTTGAGATTTTAGATTATTAGTGttgaaatttaaagtttaagtaattttaatttatatatgtggGTAGGTTTATATTCATATCTgaatatttcaatgtttatacatttatctttatcatcaaaaacatttttaaaaaatattattcagtgtTGTATGATTGCAGTAGcaacctaaaaatattaaaaaaatattttcaaatttatagtcTTAAGCCGGGTCTACGCACGATGATAGTTGCTACAGCGTGAAATCCGCATCGAAGTGTCGTGTGTGAACAGGctgatatagtacctacctaactataaaactattcaaactaTTACAAAAGCTACTACGTATCGTATTATCTTGAGACCTGCGTGCATGATAATAGATAGTGAAGAGAAGCTATCATGAAAGTCATCGTGATCATCAGATCATCAGCATCGTCAGCATGTGAACCCCGCTTAATGCATATGATATTCTTATTCATAGACAGTGAATGTCAGTATCCTAGTCCCTAGATAAATTTGTTTtccaaattgtatataatatatatatagattggaatgattggatataattgatattttacagTGGATAATAAACAATTGATTCATTCTGACGAGGATTATATAAACTAGGCAGGTAtataaaatagaacaaaataagaaatattatctATGACTATGAGAAACGTAGCATTGCAATTCTAGAGAAAAATAAGCGCAGGTAAAAAGCAAAgagttatgactttatgagtatTGAAATCTAAAATTCATTTTAGGGGTTGAAAAATGTAAAGGTTTAGTGAGCGTTGCGAGCAGGAGGAGAATCCCCaagtttaaaatgatttaattattttgatttgtatcaaatatataaacttgattaaaaataatacgttgAATCACTGTTTATTCATAGCTATATGAAAACATCAATAAACTGTAAGATTATTTGTCCTTTGTAAGCCGTAGGGGTCTAATAATAAGCTGTAATTAGTTCGCTTTAATTCATATACTAGATATGCCTACTTGCAGAGTAGtagtatataaatacctactttttaGGTTAAGATAGGTTTGTTTACGGTGTCTTTTGGAGTCatctgtgtatattatattatatttatttatatgtaatatacatgTGTAGTACTCATACAATAATCTACACCTTGaatataagtcataactataaAGTACAGAGTATagattactatataggtagaatCTAAGCTTGTGGTATTGAAGTCaatattacttttttcatattatgctaTACACACTCTGTTCAGTACTTATTCagactatatttaaatatcatatcgaCTTCTTTTTTATGCACAAATATTCATTAGAGAACCATTCGTTATTCATATCACGAGACGATTTTCAAGTACTGTTagaatataatacctaactacaaatactattaaaacatattctttatattttatttcatacataaataaGTGGTATAACTTACCCTCTTTGGAATAGATCTATGTTATAAAACTTGCAGTACTCGACAGCAAATTCTACAGTTGCTTGAAGTTCACTCATAATAACAACATTAGTTCTATCTTCGGACTCATTTCATAGTCACAAAGTATATTAATTCTTAGTGTTCTACTAGAAAAACACATATTTATAGCAGTGTTTTtacatatgatataattaaaatgttccttatgaaaattatttttacagcaAATCTAAAACTTCGATAATTATTTAACTGAAAAATTACGCTCTTTATACAAAaccaatttcaattaaaatttcaaaatattggtatgtaaaaaataataaaaattattatattaaaatttattaattactcatTTTTTTGACTACCTAGCtcataagaattattatttatattaattatgttttattaatagttatagcAATAGTAagtgttgaaaaatataaaacatatttcttGTGGGATGGTAGTTAAAAGTAAATCACAAATTCAGTTATACTTCTCCAAACAATGTATCagttttagataattatttttttttcaaacaaaatatgaatcTTAATACGAACATATAGAAATCATGTTATACAAATTGTTtagctataaataaataagaaaaatttaagtTGAATTGAATCGacataaaaataacagtatTGTTATGAGTTTTAATAAAACGTTGAATTATATAGTGGGTATCCAGTTAATTTATGGATAAATGTTACatagttaataatttgatttttaaaaatttagatcATATTTATGCAACTAATTATTCGAATTCAACAA
The Metopolophium dirhodum isolate CAU chromosome 7, ASM1992520v1, whole genome shotgun sequence DNA segment above includes these coding regions:
- the LOC132949238 gene encoding protein FAM135A; this translates as MSELQATVEFAVEYCKFYNIDLFQRGLYRIRTELKVSPKLSVQVEVSLKKHQQRQDNQKSPQLYYVENGEDLGVSKTFRILYRHEEIMLDDIILFKAHVLVDSQKLQDSLERAGFILNVELWFGENGSMCCVSSRTLQLHVCPARGLHYHLPVLFDYFHLSAVTLTIHASLVALHQPYIKKSILNYMQSCAPRTGKTWLTNNTNRFNFRPSHSIESVFFGNANGQNGTTKCVGSSGNSNNNNHVSRMLNARLIHREVCSLLSEAFDNLHSTIAQYNRIMPVWQQVETPAGLKTAVTIPQTNKILDEDEFLALANSSIAQLCAQNILLWHHFLDNFTKKQAINQHLSKKHHQLRVRRFSEAFFVLENPRQSAAGCYDDHNNYQHYRSVSEAARRSRYLASLPPLPVHCSATDGDPITLPVIFEDQYTKPGSNTRRSDDKSFINSCGIPLNTLRQTLLLNQDCSCGIAAILESRRCSQMASTGKLLKVKGTDTDQKPAENQSIKTRHSKSLDQLLRSTVMDTPMLSLPLSFSRTFETNNNGNPTERSTIPKHSKYKQLDLIQNTKVMTLPRRQKDNIKPPEFRIQPNGYASLPIRRNDRRFYRPVRMTEKIKPIAVNKTRSPSSGEESPVSKLGTSVSVPLQLEALNTSPIMVKYSNSTTSIPDLVNDKLISTVANSSESMPDLPSTAVTRFSSVSDSEITSEQSGWVSSRRSSISSFSGQITPKVDDPYDTKHDLYIGRELQRRLLKLLEESPNRKMTITEKKIKPSKFIKPSGANTLTTNDQTYEEVRLPPPRQFRDIPLPPEPFRDTIPPPDSVDNLLYHMYETVKEARWNDQHRLAMRQKKFSESSKKPIARTKKSSMEPEYYEDETHKDIKADGRIHSYNSVEDNSMFQKYKEQFKKQMSFTGVIYSDAHILASTLPYFHISEDLRMFSPEGVHLIVCVHGLDGNSADLRLVKTYIKLGLPGAHLEFLMSERNQGDTFSDFERMTDRLVNEILSHISSFQLPHYPSRISFVGHSLGTIIIRAAIARPQMKHLLPKMHTFLSLSGPHLGTLYNTSGLVNMGLWFMQKVKKSGTLLQLSLKDAADIRQTFLYQLAQNCHLSYFKHVLLFGSSQDRYVPPHSARIELCKAAIKDTSPIGLAYREMVNNILCPIINKLDVTFIRYDVHHALPNTANSLIGRAAHIAVLDSDLFIEKFLVVTGLKYFR